One part of the Salinivirga cyanobacteriivorans genome encodes these proteins:
- a CDS encoding lipopolysaccharide biosynthesis protein, which yields MVQYFREKIRKAAQDPFWRNVGSLFSGTAIGQALPILIFPLLTRIYPKIIFDVYFIYSSIILLTKIISNLQYHYALLLPKKESDARALLAFNTFISLGVSVLLFLIILAIHPAVSKLIENPNLADWLYFVPISTFLLGLFETFMFYLNRLKKYRQITYGRISKGVVLVVTQSLFGFLGFTADGLLYGLIIAQVISAALLIFYTMKNDPACFVYARGDIGRLARRYKDMPLYDTLISFLNNLSSQLPVFMLTRFFGAGASGDFGMSNKIVNTPMGMVANSVGQVFYRETSDIMHGGRDLKAFVKKMYRNMFRIGLIPFAFLLFTAPWLFDLVLSDDYMSTGFMTQVLVPFYFISFINNPATSLLTMLNKQKAGTLYQLALLIGRMLALGAGILWFDHVLITVGLFSLVSVGFNVFLYFYLLRIATNPNTNYHI from the coding sequence ATGGTGCAATACTTCAGGGAGAAAATCAGAAAAGCCGCACAGGATCCATTCTGGCGCAATGTTGGCAGCTTGTTTAGTGGTACAGCGATCGGACAGGCTTTGCCCATTCTCATTTTCCCCTTGCTTACACGCATATATCCAAAAATAATTTTCGACGTATATTTCATTTATTCCAGCATAATTTTACTCACCAAAATTATTTCCAATCTGCAATACCATTATGCCCTGCTGCTTCCTAAAAAAGAGTCTGACGCAAGGGCGCTGTTGGCATTTAACACTTTTATCAGCCTTGGTGTATCCGTTTTACTTTTCCTCATCATATTGGCCATACACCCCGCTGTAAGCAAACTGATCGAAAATCCCAACCTGGCCGATTGGCTTTATTTTGTGCCCATCAGCACCTTTTTGTTGGGGCTTTTTGAAACTTTCATGTTTTATTTAAACCGGCTGAAAAAATATCGCCAAATAACTTATGGCCGTATTTCGAAAGGTGTGGTTTTAGTTGTAACACAAAGCCTGTTTGGTTTTTTAGGTTTTACTGCAGACGGATTGCTTTACGGACTTATCATTGCACAGGTTATAAGTGCAGCATTGCTGATTTTTTATACAATGAAAAACGACCCTGCCTGCTTTGTATATGCCAGGGGAGATATTGGCCGGTTAGCCCGGCGCTATAAAGACATGCCGCTGTACGATACACTTATTAGTTTTTTGAATAACCTCTCCAGCCAGTTACCGGTATTCATGCTTACGCGCTTTTTTGGTGCCGGGGCTTCGGGTGATTTTGGTATGTCTAATAAAATTGTGAATACCCCAATGGGCATGGTGGCCAACTCTGTAGGTCAGGTTTTTTATCGCGAAACATCGGATATAATGCATGGCGGGCGCGATTTAAAGGCATTTGTTAAAAAGATGTACCGCAATATGTTCCGAATAGGGCTTATACCCTTTGCATTTTTACTCTTTACAGCCCCCTGGCTGTTCGATTTGGTCCTTTCAGATGATTATATGTCCACAGGTTTTATGACCCAGGTACTCGTGCCCTTTTACTTTATCAGTTTTATTAATAACCCGGCTACAAGCTTGCTGACGATGCTCAACAAACAAAAAGCCGGCACACTATACCAACTTGCACTTCTTATAGGTCGCATGCTGGCATTGGGTGCCGGAATATTATGGTTCGATCATGTTTTAATTACCGTCGGGCTGTTTAGCCTGGTAAGTGTTGGTTTTAATGTATTCTTATATTTCTACCTGCTGCGCATAGCAACTAATCCCAATACAAATTATCATATCTGA
- a CDS encoding LytR/AlgR family response regulator transcription factor: MNDANTIKCAIVDDEKLARDLLQDLIKLDDNLELKGKFKNTYELKAFLKHSSIDLLFLDIQMPAETGMEFLKKTRISPKVVFTTAYTEYAAESYELEVIDYLLKPITEERFLKCMEKVHNVLETEKKAKAYEISINKHESDFFYLRSGARQYKIAYAEVILFEADGEYIVYHTIHEKYMILGSLKKLALELPQDKFLQVHRSFIVPFSNIKGREKYTLLLGDGQKIPIGKTFRTEVLKKLS; encoded by the coding sequence ATGAATGATGCAAATACAATAAAATGTGCTATTGTTGATGATGAAAAGCTGGCAAGAGACCTACTACAAGACTTAATTAAATTGGATGACAATTTAGAGCTGAAAGGAAAATTTAAAAATACGTATGAATTAAAAGCATTTCTGAAACATTCATCAATTGATTTGTTATTTCTCGATATACAAATGCCCGCAGAAACGGGTATGGAGTTTTTAAAGAAAACACGTATCTCACCAAAAGTAGTTTTCACCACGGCTTATACTGAATACGCTGCTGAAAGTTATGAACTGGAGGTGATCGACTATTTATTGAAACCCATTACCGAAGAACGCTTCCTGAAATGTATGGAGAAAGTACACAACGTGTTAGAAACCGAAAAAAAAGCAAAGGCTTATGAGATTAGTATCAATAAGCACGAAAGCGATTTTTTTTATTTAAGGTCTGGTGCCCGGCAATACAAAATTGCCTATGCCGAAGTAATATTATTTGAAGCTGACGGAGAATATATCGTATATCATACAATACATGAAAAGTATATGATTTTGGGTTCATTAAAAAAGTTAGCTTTAGAATTACCGCAGGATAAATTTCTTCAGGTGCATCGTTCATTTATTGTCCCTTTTTCAAATATCAAGGGGCGCGAAAAATATACTTTGCTCCTGGGTGATGGCCAAAAAATTCCGATAGGTAAAACGTTTCGCACTGAAGTACTGAAAAAGTTATCTTAA
- a CDS encoding efflux RND transporter periplasmic adaptor subunit has product MNKINSFSRKLSVIIGFVIIVAGIALGVFLIKNPKQKAPVTSNNDFEIPVVKTKTVELAAITPSHETTGKVNARNQVEVYADATGTLLASDNPFKKGVIVQKGDTLIQLDKREKELLIKSSKEDFYSLLVSLLPTIKSDYPESFQQWKDYVDNFSNTKSIATLPKPKSEQEKYFLAAKKVRNLYLSIKSSEANLEKYTILAPFNGVITKGELNPGTLIRAGQMLGELMELGKFEIQADIPLAEASIIHAGAPITITSDAFQQQLKANITRIGKIVDQNTQTIQFYTNINNRSVLKNGMFVNITVQLPQIENAFLINRKYLTEDGQLLQVRDSTLHLISCTVKGYDGNQVIVTQVPYGIEVVNQLLPGASEGMQVKILNK; this is encoded by the coding sequence ATGAACAAAATAAATAGTTTTAGCCGAAAATTAAGTGTTATTATAGGCTTTGTAATAATTGTGGCAGGTATTGCACTTGGGGTTTTCCTTATTAAAAATCCAAAACAAAAAGCCCCTGTCACCAGCAATAATGACTTTGAGATACCTGTAGTGAAAACAAAAACGGTAGAATTAGCGGCAATTACACCATCGCACGAAACCACCGGCAAGGTAAATGCCAGAAACCAGGTTGAAGTTTACGCAGATGCCACCGGGACGTTACTTGCAAGTGACAACCCTTTTAAAAAGGGTGTTATTGTTCAAAAGGGCGATACCCTGATTCAACTCGATAAGCGCGAAAAAGAACTGTTAATAAAATCCAGCAAAGAAGATTTTTACAGCCTTCTTGTAAGTTTGTTGCCAACCATTAAGAGCGATTACCCGGAAAGCTTTCAACAATGGAAAGATTATGTAGATAATTTCTCAAATACCAAATCCATTGCAACACTACCAAAACCCAAAAGTGAGCAGGAGAAATATTTTTTGGCTGCTAAAAAAGTCAGAAACCTTTATTTATCAATTAAAAGCAGTGAGGCCAATCTTGAGAAGTACACCATTTTGGCGCCATTTAATGGCGTAATAACTAAAGGAGAACTCAATCCCGGCACGTTGATACGTGCAGGTCAGATGCTTGGAGAATTAATGGAGTTGGGGAAATTTGAGATTCAGGCTGATATTCCTTTAGCAGAAGCCAGTATAATTCATGCCGGAGCCCCAATTACCATCACATCTGATGCATTTCAGCAGCAACTTAAAGCCAATATAACGCGAATCGGAAAAATTGTTGACCAAAATACCCAAACCATACAGTTCTATACAAATATTAATAACAGAAGCGTTCTGAAAAACGGCATGTTTGTAAATATTACTGTACAATTACCACAAATAGAAAATGCATTTTTAATTAACCGGAAGTACCTTACAGAAGATGGCCAACTTTTACAAGTTCGCGATTCGACATTGCATCTTATTTCCTGTACCGTTAAAGGATACGATGGAAATCAAGTAATTGTAACACAAGTACCTTATGGCATTGAAGTGGTAAACCAGTTGCTCCCCGGCGCATCAGAGGGAATGCAGGTTAAAATCTTAAACAAATAA
- a CDS encoding rhodanese-like domain-containing protein, which produces MNSLRSTSLVIFALIILGAIIRSLIPANYDVTAEETVSHDAKKAAMSYLAFYKKYNSKQINQYQIIDIRDKYAFDKDHIPGAVNIPYAELLKKSGLTQINKKPVLVYGQQEATSAAATLMLFQLGFENVNYLPGNFQTIKQFVLEEFDPVHSFYSAEKKQYNYQNYIRTNQQAAGQAPQKQTGAPEETINVSGGC; this is translated from the coding sequence ATGAATAGTCTAAGAAGTACCAGCCTTGTAATATTTGCACTCATCATATTAGGTGCAATTATACGCAGCCTGATTCCTGCTAATTATGATGTCACAGCAGAAGAGACTGTAAGTCACGACGCTAAAAAGGCAGCGATGAGTTACCTTGCATTTTACAAAAAGTATAATAGCAAACAAATAAACCAATATCAAATCATTGATATTCGCGATAAATATGCTTTTGATAAAGATCATATTCCCGGGGCTGTCAATATTCCTTATGCAGAACTGTTAAAAAAATCGGGCCTTACGCAAATAAATAAAAAACCAGTGTTGGTATATGGCCAACAAGAAGCAACAAGCGCTGCAGCTACGCTGATGTTGTTTCAACTTGGGTTTGAAAATGTAAATTATTTGCCCGGTAATTTTCAAACAATAAAGCAATTTGTACTTGAGGAATTTGATCCGGTTCACAGTTTTTACAGTGCCGAAAAGAAGCAATACAATTATCAAAACTATATTCGCACCAATCAGCAAGCGGCTGGGCAGGCACCACAAAAACAAACCGGGGCCCCTGAAGAAACAATTAATGTATCGGGGGGATGCTAA
- a CDS encoding rhodanese-like domain-containing protein → MGPLIPYGIINPEWTMPIIFLIGLGFGMILEQAGFSSSRKLVGTFFGYDFVVLKVFFTAAITAIIGIIFMDFFGLLDTSVIFVHSNFLNSTLVGGAIMGAGFLLGGFCPGTSVAAGSIGKVDALVFIGGLFIGVFIFGEFYGTFDGLFSGHYFDREKIYTLIGLDKGTFVFWLIIIALFAFAIAGFLESKVSNEALKPADVKYEGYGLEVLLLFAIAVTIAFMPGKSVNTFNELDESKVYQKSLNDAHRVSSEELAFNILHEVDDINIIDVRSEADFNQFHLPGAINIPYPEITKAQFAETFNNIMGKNILVSNGGVTAEKAWLIVTRMGFQHNYVLNGGLNKFINDIFNAPKPDPDVIKMEIHHQYRFRQRAAKVFKEGEAKKIVSDKKVEVPQKKQQPVQISGGC, encoded by the coding sequence ATGGGACCATTAATACCTTATGGAATTATAAACCCGGAATGGACAATGCCGATCATTTTTTTAATTGGTTTAGGCTTTGGAATGATTCTGGAACAGGCAGGTTTCTCATCGTCGCGAAAACTTGTTGGTACATTCTTCGGATACGACTTTGTTGTGCTGAAAGTATTCTTTACAGCGGCCATTACAGCGATCATTGGTATCATTTTTATGGACTTTTTCGGTTTATTAGATACTTCAGTGATTTTCGTACATTCCAATTTTTTAAACAGCACGCTTGTTGGTGGAGCAATTATGGGTGCTGGCTTTTTGCTGGGTGGATTTTGCCCGGGCACCAGTGTAGCTGCAGGATCAATCGGTAAAGTTGATGCGCTTGTTTTTATTGGAGGTCTTTTTATTGGTGTGTTTATTTTTGGCGAGTTTTACGGAACTTTTGATGGGCTGTTTTCAGGCCACTATTTTGATCGCGAAAAAATATACACCCTGATCGGATTGGACAAAGGCACATTTGTATTCTGGCTAATTATTATCGCACTTTTTGCTTTTGCCATTGCAGGTTTCCTTGAAAGTAAAGTAAGCAACGAAGCATTAAAACCGGCCGATGTAAAATACGAGGGCTATGGACTGGAAGTACTTTTATTGTTTGCCATTGCTGTTACCATTGCTTTTATGCCCGGTAAGTCGGTAAATACTTTTAATGAACTTGATGAAAGCAAGGTGTATCAAAAGAGTCTTAACGATGCCCACAGAGTAAGTAGCGAAGAGCTTGCGTTTAATATTTTGCACGAAGTTGATGATATAAACATCATTGATGTACGCAGCGAAGCAGATTTTAACCAGTTTCATTTACCCGGGGCCATAAATATTCCTTATCCCGAAATTACTAAAGCTCAATTTGCAGAAACTTTTAACAATATAATGGGTAAAAACATCCTGGTGTCGAATGGTGGGGTAACGGCAGAAAAGGCATGGCTCATTGTCACCAGAATGGGCTTTCAGCATAACTATGTGCTCAACGGAGGTTTAAATAAGTTCATTAACGATATTTTTAATGCGCCAAAGCCCGACCCTGATGTAATTAAGATGGAAATTCACCATCAGTACCGATTCCGTCAAAGAGCGGCTAAAGTATTTAAAGAAGGCGAAGCTAAAAAGATCGTTTCTGATAAAAAAGTTGAGGTACCCCAGAAAAAGCAACAACCAGTGCAGATCAGCGGTGGGTGCTGA
- a CDS encoding sensor histidine kinase, with protein sequence MEKATQNTKRVTIEIIFWLLLLGSNFSFLNQFMEWHQALIRASVVVALYASFAYFNMLLLIPHFLNRKGFVWYGLIVVSFVLIMQYLLGASDLLFSSNFSLEFHSVRNSDMESGIVKTDEQIKSFIAIIISLLIVLISTSYKLILDSIARQKAKHKLEKQKMEAEMNMLKNQINPHFFLNALNGLYAYSRLSPQKTGEYITRLSDMLRYSTYAAKQPSVAIKQEIDYIKDYIYFQQIKDDDIAVEVNEDIPNENLLIEPLLLIPIIENAFKHSYDESNVKERTIIIDIHQKESTLFFECKNSLPENRISDTKSKYSGIGLENIMLRLETKYKERHHIQYGEENGFFNLSLKLNLDE encoded by the coding sequence ATGGAAAAAGCAACCCAAAATACAAAAAGAGTAACGATTGAAATAATCTTCTGGCTCTTATTGCTGGGGAGCAATTTCTCTTTTTTAAATCAATTTATGGAATGGCATCAGGCACTGATACGCGCTTCTGTAGTGGTGGCTTTGTATGCTTCATTTGCTTATTTTAATATGTTACTGCTCATCCCCCATTTTTTAAACCGCAAAGGGTTTGTATGGTATGGCTTAATTGTGGTATCGTTTGTTCTGATTATGCAATATTTGTTAGGTGCATCCGACCTTCTTTTTTCGTCGAATTTCTCTTTGGAATTTCATTCTGTGCGTAATTCTGATATGGAATCCGGAATCGTGAAAACAGACGAACAGATAAAATCTTTTATTGCCATTATCATTTCGCTGCTTATCGTTTTAATCAGCACTTCGTACAAATTAATTTTAGATTCAATAGCGCGACAAAAAGCCAAACATAAGCTTGAAAAACAAAAAATGGAGGCGGAAATGAACATGTTGAAAAACCAGATTAATCCGCACTTTTTTTTGAATGCATTGAATGGATTGTATGCCTACAGCCGGCTATCCCCGCAAAAAACAGGAGAATATATTACAAGGCTTTCGGATATGCTGCGTTACAGCACTTACGCTGCAAAGCAACCATCCGTAGCCATTAAACAAGAAATTGACTACATAAAAGATTATATTTATTTTCAGCAAATTAAGGATGATGATATTGCTGTTGAAGTTAACGAAGATATTCCTAATGAAAATTTATTAATTGAACCGCTGCTTTTGATCCCCATAATCGAAAATGCGTTTAAACACAGTTATGATGAAAGCAATGTCAAAGAACGAACCATCATAATTGATATCCATCAAAAAGAATCTACGTTGTTTTTCGAGTGCAAGAACAGCTTGCCTGAAAACCGGATTAGCGATACAAAATCAAAATATAGCGGCATTGGCCTTGAAAATATTATGCTGCGCCTTGAAACAAAATATAAGGAGAGACATCATATTCAATATGGAGAAGAGAATGGATTTTTTAATTTATCCTTAAAATTGAATTTAGATGAATGA
- a CDS encoding YeeE/YedE thiosulfate transporter family protein: MSQQGKKYMNPYLAGVSLGLLLLAIFYIAGHGLGASGAVKQFTVAAVDEVAPAHTADNSFYAPYAGEDYSMWDNWIVFMFMGMVIGGFISGAVSDRLGFKIEKGPRIGNATRLLFALIGGVLFGIGSQLAKGCTSGAALSGMAALSASGFIAMLAIFGVGFIVSIFFKRLWK, translated from the coding sequence ATGAGTCAACAAGGAAAAAAATACATGAACCCATACCTGGCAGGAGTGTCCTTAGGATTGCTCCTGTTGGCCATTTTTTATATTGCGGGGCATGGTTTGGGCGCAAGTGGCGCTGTTAAGCAATTTACGGTTGCTGCAGTAGATGAGGTAGCGCCTGCACACACAGCAGATAATAGCTTTTATGCACCCTATGCCGGAGAAGATTACAGCATGTGGGATAACTGGATTGTTTTTATGTTTATGGGCATGGTGATCGGTGGTTTTATTTCAGGCGCTGTATCAGACAGGTTAGGATTTAAAATAGAGAAAGGACCACGCATTGGCAACGCGACCAGGCTACTGTTTGCGCTAATCGGTGGAGTACTGTTCGGAATCGGATCGCAGCTTGCCAAAGGGTGCACCAGCGGTGCGGCATTGAGCGGTATGGCGGCCCTGTCGGCATCTGGTTTTATAGCCATGCTGGCCATTTTTGGAGTAGGCTTTATTGTATCAATATTTTTTAAACGTCTTTGGAAATAA